Proteins co-encoded in one Candida albicans SC5314 chromosome 3, complete sequence genomic window:
- a CDS encoding uncharacterized protein (Ortholog of C. parapsilosis CDC317 : CPAR2_103040, Candida tenuis NRRL Y-1498 : CANTEDRAFT_116324, Debaryomyces hansenii CBS767 : DEHA2G01980g and Pichia stipitis Pignal : PICST_45936), giving the protein MFQYIKATQRNRLTNSLFSSTFAICVLLVGANSAIPCPVDSNYSNDSNEKLQQQHKKFIQQKQNIHQSNKENEI; this is encoded by the coding sequence atgtttcaatatataaaaGCTACTCAAAGAAATAGATTAACTAATTCATTATTCAGTTCTACATTTGCTATATGTGTACTTTTAGTAGGGGCTAATTCAGCAATTCCTTGTCCTGTGGATAGTAATTATAGTAATGATTCGAATGAGAAATTACAACAGCAACATAAAAAATTCatacaacaaaaacaaaatatacACCAGAGTAATAAGGAGAACGAAATATAG